DNA sequence from the Vicia villosa cultivar HV-30 ecotype Madison, WI linkage group LG3, Vvil1.0, whole genome shotgun sequence genome:
CTCTGAAGAAGTGGAATCACAAAGAATTGATTTAAAGCAAGTGGCGAGCCGCGCCAAAGCAGAGGCGAGGCGCGCGAAACCCTCTgtcttgggttcgcgccgcgtcAGACCGTGTCGCGCCGCGGTGATGACGTTACAAAGAAAAAGGCTATAAAtacaagccctaatcctcataaaccAAAACTTTTGATAACTTTGGAAGAGAGactttttgtgagcgaaattcagagagcaatcctaatccagaacagcaaacaacatccgacggagaattcaacatcaattgaagacattctcttgatgaagatgaatccatccatgaaaccttgtttgttcttcatgtctatggagagctaaattcttcttgttgagtttaaggtagtagttaacttatgaatatacaataccgttgattgattcttatgaacaattgtttgaatttattatcaataagaaaccttgtttttatcttaaatcattgtggagtctttgatcgaaagaaaggattttaacttttgctctaggttactatattgattcaatcccaatttgcagagatggaatagtgattgggttttcataattatcgttcttaattactattatcgatattgatatttggagagatcgaatctcataccggtaaaagtttatctaatttgatttgcagagatggaattgtgattgggttttcataattatcgttcttaattactattatcgatattgatatttggagagatcgaatctcataccggtaaaagtttatctaatttgaggataagtgaagataatatttcaaatgattgttcgaataaggattaattaataaattgtataggaataggttgatgaaccctagaactcaacatattcgttTACCTTTGTTAACCATCTTTAAGTTTTTTATCAGTCACTTATTATTCTGTTAGATGCAATttaagaataaacaaacaaacccaactatttttctaactcaaaataaacaactatagaacggcagtaatattaaaccaatctctgtggatacgatatataccgaaaatatttacccacaaagactttcaacaaattggcgccgtttccggggattggtgtcaatattgcacgcattgcaatagtttttattttgagtttttgttactattttattgatttggttgtttcactcgtTTGTTAGTTTGTGCAGAAATTCGTGTATGCACAGTAAAGTCACcagtgatcaacttctttttgatcccgagatcgaaaggaccgctaggaggttaaacagcaaaacacgaagaagagcaaacatagcaagagcaagagacaacgcaaccgcgacatcgtcacaacaacttgaaactattgacgagtcgcaagaaggactcttctttcacgaactattcacggaagaagaaccggaagttattatacaacctactgttgtcaacatggctgctactagtccatgtgctaatagcccAAGACTCAACCcacagttcgctagaactgccgccaacgggcggatttcagaattgaagaccggtatcatacagttggtttgtgcaagccctttcgccggattggatcaCGAAGATCCGTATACACATCTTActagattctatgagttagcaggtacaactggtgtagctcaagctgatgaagaagcactgttcaagaggttgttcccacactctttgttatctaaggcaaaagattggtatctggatcaacccgaaacagtgatgactgattggaatatcttagaagaaaaatttctggaaaggttttactctcaaaaccgattctttgaagcaaaaacaCCGATAGCAGTATTCTCTCAAGGCAGTAATGAatcattgaatgaagcatgggaaaggtataaagttatgttgagaaagtgcaaaggacacggttttgcgGAAGTTGATCAAATTcacatgttccgtaacggtctcactgCTACAAATAAAACACTCTTggatgccacagctggtggttctcttaTGTCTAAGTCACCTgctgaagctactcagataattgagcgaatggctctaaatgatcgtcagggCAACCATGATCAAACGGCCAGAGATAGGAAACCCGGAGTGTTGGAGTTGAACAACACTGATGCTCTGCTGGCCCAGAATAAGCTACTAacatcacaagtggaacttttgacacaacaaatgtctaaattaccacaacaaatcaaggagctgaatggggtatctaattcttatcaagttgctaagtgcgagttatgcaagggagatcatcaaacaggattctgtccaccagttctggaagaagaagtgaattacatgaacaataaccaaggacaaaggcagaatcaatatcagaatcctTCGTATCAACAAGGGTATCCACCAAGGAAtaacaatcaaggttatcaacaaaggcCACAGAATCAAggatatcaacaacaagcctttcaaccttacactcaatcgtcgccacaacaacaaggaggacaatctaagttggaagagaccatgaatcagttcatacaaatgtcaatgacaaataaCAAGAAGCAAAAGGCAGCTATAAAAAGtttggaaactcaagtgggccaactgGCTAAACAACTTGcagctaatcaatcaaatgcaacaTTCTCAGCCAACACGCAAGATAATCCAAAAGAGCACTGCAAAGCGGTGGTGACAAGGACTGGGCAAAAAGGAAGTAATAATGAAGTTGAAAGGAATGTAGTTGAAGATAATACGGAAGAGGAAGCCGAAAAAcctgatggagaagatgaagaatatgaaattattaataCTACTGCTGAAGAAGAGAATGTGAATAAAgaagtcaaaaagaaagaaaagctgaAAAGAAAAAGCAGTAGAGAAAAGATGGCAAGCAACATGATACcaagtcaacatttgccatatccTCATGCTCCATCAAAGAAGGACCACGCCAGGCAATATGcaaggtttatggaaatttttaaacagctacaaattaatattccattctccgaagcaattgctcaaatgccaaaatatgccaaattcatgaaagatatcttgacaaagaagaaaagaccggaAGAAGAGGAAGTTGTTCTACTTGATGCATAATGTAGTGCCATAATATCACGCCTTCCTCAAAAGGCAAGAGACCCCAGAAGAGTCACATTGCCGGTTACAATTGGTAATCAAAATATCGGGAATGGACTGATCGATTTAGGATCAAGTATCAATCTAATTCCTCTATCAATAGTGAAGCGGTTGGGAAACATTGAGATGAAGTCAACAAGAATGACTTTACAATTAGCAGATAAATCAACCACTCTACCTTTCGGTgttgcacaagacatgttagtgaaAGTTGACAAATTCTTGTTTCCGGTAGACTTCGTTGTGATTGACATGGAAGAAGACAAGGAGTCACCTATCATTCTTGggagaccattcatgaaaacagcccgaaTGATGATCGATATTGATGATGGTATAATGAAGTTAAGAGttcaagatgaagaggtatgctTTAATCTCTTCGATGCCATGAAGCAACCAAAAGACAAGAATGACTGTTTTCGCATGGATATTACTGAAGAGAGTGTAGTGGAAGTGACAAACCAAATTCATCTATCTAGCCCTTTAAAGAGATctcttgttgaatctttcaatgtacttactcaagaagaagaaaaagaaattgagttgttttTAAAGGAATTAGAGAAAGGTGGCGACACGGTCACAAAGGAGGAAAAGATAGAAGATTTGGAGCTAAAAAAGGGAATTACAGAGTCAAAGATAGAATTAAAGCTACTCCCACCTTATTTGAAGTATATCTTTCTAGATGAAGAGGGAAATAAACCGGTTGTTATCAGTTCTAAGTTGACTACAAGAGAAGCGGCAAGACTCATTCAAATTCTCCAAAAGAATAAAGCTGCAATTGGATGGGTATTGgcggatctgaaaggtataagtccTGCATATTGCATGCAGAAGATCATGTTAGAGGAAGAATTCAAACCGGTAGCTCAAACCGCAAAGAAGACTAaatccaacaatgaaagaggtagtaaggaAAGAGGTGATCAAACTTCTAGAAGCAGGtatgatttacccaatttctgatagtgcatgggtgagtccagtacatgtggtaccaaagaagggaggcatgacgGTAATCCGTAATGACAAGAATGAACTCATACCAACAAGAACAGTAACCGGGTGGAGGATGTGCATCGATTATCGTAGACTCAATAAAGCTACGAGGAAAGATCATTTTCCCCTACCGTTCATGGATCAAGTGCTTGAGAGGTTATCGGGGCAGAATTACTATTGCTTTTTAGATGGGTATTCCGGGTACAATCAGATTGTGGTGAACCCAGAAGATCATGAGAAGACAGCttttacatgtccatttggaattTTCGCGTATAGACGGATGCCAATTGGATTATGTAATGCTCCAGCTACTTTCCAACGGTGTATGCAAGCCATATTCTCAGACCTCATTGAAAAAAGtattgaagtattcatggatgacttctccgtaTTTGGAAAAACTTTTGATATGTGCTTGAATAATTTGGATGTGGCACTTGGAAGATGTATTGAAACCAATTTGATATTAAATTGGgagaaatgccatttcatggtgactgaaggaattgtactcggacacaaagtatcttcCAGAGGACTTGAAGTGGACCCGGCCAAGGTGGAGGTAATCTCAAAACTCCCACCTCCAATAAATGTCAAAGGAGTAAGAAGTTTTTTAGGTCACGCTGGATTCTATAGAAGATTTGTGAAAGATTTTTCAAAGATTGCCAAGCCGTTGAGTAATTTACTCAACCAAGGTAcctgttttaattttgatgaatcttgtgttCAAGCTTTCAATGACCTAAAAGACCGGCTGGCCACCGCACCTGTGATCGTAGCGCCCGATTGGACAAACCCctttgaactaatgtgtgatgCTAGTGATTATGCCATCGATGCTGTATTAGGCCAACGAAAAGGAAAGAtatttcatgtcatacactatgcaagtAAGGTGCTAAATGATGCTCAAGTCAACTATGCcaccacagaaaaagaattgTTAGCCATAGTGTATGCCCTTGAAAAGTTTAGATCCTATCTAATTGGGTCAAAAGTAGTAATCCACACAGACCATGCGGCCATTAAATATCTGCTTACTAAACTGGATTCGAAGCAAAGGCTCATTCTTTGGGTTCTTCTTTTGcaagaatttgacatagaaatccgggataaaaaaggtacagaaaatgtggtagcagatcatttatcccgtttggtcaatgtaaacgtcaccaaccaagaagctgaaataaatgaTGAGTTCCCGGATGAACAACTTTTTCAACTCTAAATAAGACCTTGGCTAGCCGATCTTGCTAATTATAAAGCAACCGGTATCATACCAGAAAACTTTgattggaacaagaagaaaaagttgGTAGCCGATGCAAAATACTATGTATGGGATGACCCATAtttgttcaagataggtaaggatggcATTTTAAGAAGATGTGTTACTGAAGAAGAAGCACAACAAATTTTGTGGCACTGTCATAATGCACCTAGTGGTGGGCATTTCAACGGATGGAGGACGGCAACAAAAGTTCTCCAAGCCGGATTTTTCTGGCCTACTATTTTCAAAGACGCCCACCATCATGCAAAGAATTGTGACAAATGTCAAAGAGTTGGAGGGATAAGTAAACGTGATGAGATGCCGCTTCAAACCATTattgaagtagaagtttttgattgttggggcatagATTTCATGGGGCCTTTTCTTCCATCTTTTGCTAATGAATATATTCTAGTTGCAGTGGATTATGTCTCCAAGTGAGTAGAAGCCATCGCTTCACCAAAAGCGGATGCCAAAATGgtgctaaaatttttaaatcgaaacatattcacacgttttgggATGCCTAGAGTGATTataagcgatggtggatctcacTTTGTTAATGAGCAGGTAGCCAAAGTGCTGGACAAGTATCATATCAACCATTAGATAACATCACCATATCACCCCCAAACCAACGGGCAAGCAGAGATCTCAAACATAGCAATCAAGAATATTTTAGAGAAGACTGTATCAGAATCCCGAAAAGACTGGTCGGTAAGAATTGATGATGCCTTGTGGGCCTATAGGACAGCATACAAAGCACCGACTGGTGCATCTCcatttcaaatggtttatggtaaagCATGCCACCTCCCGGTTGAGGTGGAACACAAAGCATTATGGGCCTTACGATTCTTCAATCGAGATGATAGCTTGGCTTATAAGAAAAGGAAGAATCAAATCCATGAGCTTGaggaattcaggtacctagcatatgaATCTAATAAGATGTAcaaagaaaatatgaaaaggtatcacgacaagagaatcaagaagaaagagttcaaaGTGGGAGACCTTGTTCTACTATTCAACTCTAGACTCAAGCTTTTCCCAGGGAAACTAAAGTCTAAATGGTCAGGACCGTTCTTAATCAAGGAAGTCAAATCATATGGTGCTATTACTATTGAGGATAGTAAACCTAAAGAAAGCtggaccgttaatggagaacggTTAAAGAACTACCTTGGGGGAGAATTTGATAGAGAAGTGTGCACAATCTCACTTTTGAGCACATAAGAGAAAGATctcaaccgtcgagccatgcgacgttaaacgaagcgcttgttgggaggcaacccaacggaGTAAGTTCTTTTGTTTCTCCTCTATTATTTTTATGTATCATCCTATCTCCGCAAATAAGTTTTGATTCGCAAAACCGCGCTGTGAGTACAATAAGCGCGCTGCAAGGCCAAACAGACAGTTTGGCGCGCCGCGTGGGCAAAGATGCGTGCCGCGAAGCTAAACAGAGAGTTTGGCGCGCCTCGGGTGTAACTAGGCGAGGCGCGACCGTTTGAAATTCAGCACTATAGAATCTGCTGCATCTAAGGGGAGAAATCTCCTGTCCCGGGAAAGCTAAGGCAGATATTATGGTTGGCTGGAATCCAACCCTTGTCCAGTAAGGGGGGGGTGCAGGTGTTGACCAATAACCCAGCACAAGAGAAAGCGGATGAGATTGATTCTATGTTTGCTAACGGATATGATGATATTGTTTACTTATTGTTGACCTTGTttttacaaattattttattttatttatgttgttcCCAATTTAAAGTGAGTATTCCTGACAACGCAAAGAAAATCTCgagcaaagtaccaacaatggagcaacatgtataaaagtggtagtgagtgaatgctCAAAAATTtcagttttcactttctttttcaataagtatcaagtcaggtatgaattttcaaactcaaacttctACTGTGTGCATGAAACGTAGGTTGTTTGAAATACTtggcagaagttctttatggtacattattttgttgaatcggcttagccttaaccattgtgaggaaagttttccattgtttactatatgcaggagaccatcgattatgttgacttgtttgtatcatgctaaaccatttgtcgcatcgtttgtggaaatctgtggaagtgatttaggcatttgtttgaatctgagagttctttgagccgactccatcttaaaacttattttcttctgtgagagtgtgatcctttgctaaccattctttgagcctgaggtcaaggtaaatTTCATCATATACACCAAGGAAAAATCTGGTGaattttgatctcaataaaaattttgttgtggaccatcaaccataaaatttggtgatgtgttttctctttgaccttcatagaaagtaggggagcattcatataatctaaatacaggttgatctccaagttggggagagtcataatcaaaagaagagtaagtatgcaggtggtgatttgcaaagaacgaaagagattcgtagcttgaaaaaaaaaacaaaagaaaaaaacaatgtttgaaagaaaacaattgttaaaaataaaaagagaaacatcgagctacgaatgaaaaagaagaagtgGTGAAAAAGTCAAAGGTATAAAGGAAAAGGAAAGGAGTTATGATTCagatgcttccctagaataggaacaaccctcgtttgtcttcttttctttgaatcttaaaccacactacaaccctggaaagaccttctgattctcagattccacatgacttgatgctaacaatatggtgaacgtatgatatggatttttgttgatttaattgtttggatgagtgtttaacccctctattattcatcatactttttgatgagagtgattagtgctgattcaattacaatagtgtagtgttttgaacttctggaggtaatcttctttcaaaatctgtttcatgtaTATGTTCTAAGTTTGCAAGAAGACGAGGAGTATCCGATTTGGTTGCTGAATTGAGCCActtgaaaaacctttttgaaaaacttgtgcatgattgttggtatgtttggttgaggtaagtaattttgtttagggacaaacaaaactctaagttggggagagtttgttaggagtgatttaatggtattttcatgtgttacattaactaccttttgagctaaaagtgaatagatcttatgatttttaatggttttatagttagaattgaactttcgaggttcgatgttaattgtagaacaacttgcgtcactttgggtgttatttgtgcagatattg
Encoded proteins:
- the LOC131658185 gene encoding uncharacterized protein LOC131658185, translating into MTNNKKQKAAIKSLETQVGQLAKQLAANQSNATFSANTQDNPKEHCKAVVTRTGQKGSNNEVERNVVEDNTEEEAEKPDGEDEEYEIINTTAEEENVNKEVKKKEKLKRKSSREKMASNMIPSQHLPYPHAPSKKDHARQYASAIISRLPQKARDPRRVTLPVTIGNQNIGNGLIDLGSSINLIPLSIVKRLGNIEMKSTRMTLQLADKSTTLPFGVAQDMLVKVDKFLFPVDFVVIDMEEDKESPIILGRPFMKTARMMIDIDDGIMKLRVQDEEVCFNLFDAMKQPKDKNDCFRMDITEESVVEVTNQIHLSSPLKRSLVESFNELEKGGDTVTKEEKIEDLELKKGITESKIELKLLPPYLKYIFLDEEGNKPVVISSKLTTREAARLIQILQKNKAAIGWVLADLKGISPAYCMQKIMLEEEFKPVAQTAKKTKSNNERGSKERGDQTSRSRYDLPNF